DNA from Natronospira bacteriovora:
AGACATCCCGGCAGGGGAATACCCTGCCGGGGCAAGCAGATGGAGGCGGAAGTCAGCGTCGAACGCCGAAGATGGCCAGCAAGAGTCCCCCAATGACGGCCGCGCCGCCACCGATGAGGTACCACATGGTCTGGTCACTGTAACGGCCAGTGAGTTCTTCCCGCAATTGCTCTCCGACTGACTCGCTGGCCTGCCAGCCGAAGAACAACAGGGCGATACCCACGGCGATCAGAATGATTCCGATGATTCTGGGAAGTGGCATGGAAGGTCTCCTTGGGTGGTTAAACCTCCCCGGAAACATAGCAGGTCTGTCCAGATCCGTTCAGGAGAGCGGATTGCCCACCCACACCACCTTGCCGAATACGGCCAGGTCTCCGGCTCGTTCCCTTTGCAGGTATTGCTCGCGATAGGCCGGATTGTCGCTGGTTGCGATCACGCCACCCTCCAGATCGAACTGGATGCGGCGCACCATCAAGGCATCCTGCCCTTCCAGCACATAGACACCCTCTTCACGGATGTCATCCAGGGACGTATCCACCAGCAGCAGGGATCCATCGTGTACGGTGGGCGCCATCCCGTCGCCCCGGGTTTCCACCAGGCGCAGCGCGTCTTCCGTCCAGCCATTGCGTCGCAGCCAGTCACGCTGAAATGCGATGCGACTGTAACCCGCTTCATCCCCGCCACTGGTCACCACGTCGCCGACCTGGCCCACCGCAGGGCGTTCGATGGCGACGAATTCCGCCACGGCGGTCTCATCATCCGGCCGCTCCGGCCCTACACCGGTCAGCAACCAATGTCCAGAGACACCCGCCGCTCTGGCAATCCGATTCAGGCGGGATGCCTTGGGTTCGGCAATGCCCGACAGATAGGTCTCCAGCGTCCGGCGAGGAATTCCGGTGGCGCGCGCGAGACTGGCGCCATTACCAACAAGTTCTGCACAGCGTCTGAGGCGTGCCTTGAGCATGCAATACTCCTGTGTCTCCGCTTGAGACTGGCGCGACCGATGTCGCTCTATCCCTGGCGCTTCCATGATGGCATGGCCTGCCCGGTAGACCGATGCCTTGATTGAAGGCTCCTATCGCCCGTATCAATTCGACCTCTCACGGCCAAATGAGCGCATTGAATCCAATTACCGGAGCCTACTGGTAATGTCACGCAAACCTTGGCAAGATACTGCCTCACCTAGCGGCAAGCGGCTGCCAATAACATCATGCTATTCATCGACCCTTCATCAATGCCCCAAGACAGTCGGCAACGGCGTGAGTGGATCAAGTACCAACTGCGCCTGCGCGGTTCCTCCCTGGCCCAGGTTGCACGGGACCAGGGTGTGTCACGAGACGCCGCCACTCTGGCACTGCGAAAACCGTACCCGAGAATGGAACGCGCCATTGCCGATGCCCTTGGCCTTCGCCCCGAACAGCTCTGGCCGGAACGCTACGATGAGGCCGGCCGCCCCAATCGCCCGCTAGGCCGGCCTCGCAAACAGACCGCCACCGACTGACTCTCACTCCGGCTGAATGCCCGAGGCCAACCGACCGCCCTGCCGACAAGCGATTACCCGCGATCTAATTCTATCAGCACGCGGATAATAATGCGCAGGTCACAGGGACAAATTCCGTCGCGCCCGCCAAACCCCAATCATAAAGCCTTTACCACGTCAGGATAGACTTTTTCCGGGAATGGGACACATTGACCTAGGAACTCGCGGAGCCAAGGATGCTGTCTGGAACGGGTATTGAGAGCGGCTGCTAGAATGACGGTTCATTTTCGCAGGGAAGGATGCAGTGGCGAATATCTGTGTATTCTGCGGCTCCCGTACCGGCCGGGGCAGCGGCTATGGCGCCCTCGCCAGCCGGCTGGGACGCGCGCTCGCTGAATCCGGTCACACGCTGGTCTATGGCGGCGGCCACGTGGGCATGATGGGCCTGTTGGCCGATGCAGCACTGGAGGCCGGCGGCGAGGTGATTGGTGTCATCCCCGAAAACCTGGTCAATGTCGAAGCCGGACACGGCGGCCTGACCCGGCTGGAAGTGGTGACCGACATGCTCACCCGCAAGCAGCGGATGATTGATCTTTCAGATGCCTTTCTGACGCTGCCCGGCGGCCTCGGCACGCTGGATGAACTGTTCGAGGTGCTGACCTGGCGACAGCTGGGCCTGCACTGCAAACCCATGCTGCTGATTGACGAGAATGACTACTATCGCCCCCTTCTGGACTGGATGAAGCAGGCGGACGGGGAAGGCTTTCTGCGGGGAGGTGACCTGACTGCCCTGATCCTGTGTCGATCCGTCGAGGATGCCCTGTCCGCCCTGAACACCCCGAACCAAGGGTGATTTTCGTCATGAGTCATCCACTGCGAAAGGCACAAGCAGCCGACTGGCCACAGATGCGGGACATTTTCCTGCAGGGCATCGCCACCGGCCAGGCCAGCTTCGAAACGGATGCCAGTGTACCGCGCGACTGGCCGGACTGGCTGGACGGCAAGCACGCCGATTCCGTTCATGTCATCGAAGCGGACAATGGAGACATCCTCGCCTGGGGTGCGCTGGCCCCCACCAGCCGACGAGCCTGCTACCGGGGAGTGGCCGAAGTGCAGCTCTACGTTCGTGACCGGGCGCGCGGTCACGGCCTCGGTCATCAGGTGCTCGACCACCTGATTCGCCATGGGGAACACCAGGCAATGTGGACCCTGCAGGCGATCGTGTTTCCCGAGAACCTCGGCAGCCGGCGGCTGTTCGCCGCCCATGGATTCCGTGAAGTGGGGCTCAGGGAGAAGATCGCAAGAATGAACGGAAGCTGGCGCGATACCCTGCTGCTGGAAAGACGATCACCCTCGATTGAGTGAGCAAAGGCCATATCCGCCTGGCACACCAGTTGTGAATCCCTACCCGGTGGCAAAGAACTGCAGGCTGACCGCCGCGAAATGGCAGACACTGCCGCCCAGCACGAACAGATGCCAGACGGCATGGGCATAGGGAATGCGATGATTGTGGTAGAAAATCGTCCCGGCCGTATAGGTGACACCACCGATGATCAGCCAGGTGAGCGCCGCGGGGTGCAGCTGCTGCGTCATGGGCACGAAGGCAATGATCGCCAGCCACCCCATGACCACGTAGGTGGCGGTCGACAGCAGCCGGAAGCGGCCGGTGAAAAAGAGTTTCAGGACAATCCCCAGCGCTGCCAGACTCCAGATCACCCCGAACAGGGACCAGCCCCAGGCGCCGCCCAGACCGACCAGAGTGAAGGGGGTATAGGTTCCCGCGATCAGCAGAAAGATGGCACAGTGATCCAGAATCTTAAGACGATAGCGAACCAGCGGGTGACGCGCCGAATGGTACAGGGTTGACGCCAGGTACAGCACGACCAGGGAAACCGCGAACACGGCCGCTGTCAGTGCCTCCAGCAGACCTGCATGGATGGCGGCCAATACCACGAGCACGACGCCACCGATGGCACTGGCCACGGCCCCGAGACCATGAGTCAGGGCATTGGCCAGCTCCTCCCGCGCATCCAACTCGGGATTGACCTTCGAACTCACTGTGGGTACCTCGCGAGGAATGAACGTTCACCGGGCAATTCAAACGGTCGTTTCATGCTGATGCTAGCATGAATTTTCCCCATTGAAATACCGCTGAACCGGCTCAGGATTGACTGTTGTCCGGCTCGAACAAGTGCCCCATGCGTAGCCGCTTGGTATTCAGGTACCCCTCATTGTGGGCATTCGGATCCGCGATAATGGCTTCCCGCCGGGCCACTTCCACCCCTTCCGCCCGCAGGGCCGCCAGCTTGGCCGGATTGTTGGTCATCAAGCGGATTCTGGAAACGCCCAGCCAGCGCAGAATCTCCGCGGCCGGACCGTACTGGCGCAGATCCGCGTCGAATCCGAGTCTTTCATTGGCTTCAACCGTATCCAGACCCTCATCCTGCAGGGCATAGGCACGAATCTTTTCGGTCAGTCCGATTCCCCGGCCTTCCTGGCGCAAGTAGACCAGCACGCCGCA
Protein-coding regions in this window:
- a CDS encoding DUF3185 family protein, whose product is MPLPRIIGIILIAVGIALLFFGWQASESVGEQLREELTGRYSDQTMWYLIGGGAAVIGGLLLAIFGVRR
- a CDS encoding XRE family transcriptional regulator, with amino-acid sequence MLKARLRRCAELVGNGASLARATGIPRRTLETYLSGIAEPKASRLNRIARAAGVSGHWLLTGVGPERPDDETAVAEFVAIERPAVGQVGDVVTSGGDEAGYSRIAFQRDWLRRNGWTEDALRLVETRGDGMAPTVHDGSLLLVDTSLDDIREEGVYVLEGQDALMVRRIQFDLEGGVIATSDNPAYREQYLQRERAGDLAVFGKVVWVGNPLS
- a CDS encoding helix-turn-helix domain-containing protein, which produces MPQDSRQRREWIKYQLRLRGSSLAQVARDQGVSRDAATLALRKPYPRMERAIADALGLRPEQLWPERYDEAGRPNRPLGRPRKQTATD
- a CDS encoding LOG family protein is translated as MANICVFCGSRTGRGSGYGALASRLGRALAESGHTLVYGGGHVGMMGLLADAALEAGGEVIGVIPENLVNVEAGHGGLTRLEVVTDMLTRKQRMIDLSDAFLTLPGGLGTLDELFEVLTWRQLGLHCKPMLLIDENDYYRPLLDWMKQADGEGFLRGGDLTALILCRSVEDALSALNTPNQG
- a CDS encoding GNAT family N-acetyltransferase, which gives rise to MSHPLRKAQAADWPQMRDIFLQGIATGQASFETDASVPRDWPDWLDGKHADSVHVIEADNGDILAWGALAPTSRRACYRGVAEVQLYVRDRARGHGLGHQVLDHLIRHGEHQAMWTLQAIVFPENLGSRRLFAAHGFREVGLREKIARMNGSWRDTLLLERRSPSIE
- the trhA gene encoding PAQR family membrane homeostasis protein TrhA; the encoded protein is MSSKVNPELDAREELANALTHGLGAVASAIGGVVLVVLAAIHAGLLEALTAAVFAVSLVVLYLASTLYHSARHPLVRYRLKILDHCAIFLLIAGTYTPFTLVGLGGAWGWSLFGVIWSLAALGIVLKLFFTGRFRLLSTATYVVMGWLAIIAFVPMTQQLHPAALTWLIIGGVTYTAGTIFYHNHRIPYAHAVWHLFVLGGSVCHFAAVSLQFFATG
- the ribA gene encoding GTP cyclohydrolase II codes for the protein MNSESDRTANLSVSHQSHCRMPTRHGCFRMHVFEEQGSGREHVALVMGEPECADAVLCRVHSECLTGEVLGSLRCDCGSQLDDAMHRIAEAGCGVLVYLRQEGRGIGLTEKIRAYALQDEGLDTVEANERLGFDADLRQYGPAAEILRWLGVSRIRLMTNNPAKLAALRAEGVEVARREAIIADPNAHNEGYLNTKRLRMGHLFEPDNSQS